GGGTCCGAGGATCGTCATGGGAATGCCCCAATCTGTCCTAACTCGGGCCGCAGTCCAGCACCAACTTGCGACTGTGATTTGAGGAGAACAGGTTTGACCAAGGCAAAAATGCCGGTTGCAAGCCATCCTGCGCAGTCAAACGCAAAGCGTGACCGTGTGGTGTGGGGGACCGAAACAGCAACCATCGCCGCACCCGCGGGCCGGTCATCCCTTGGGGGTGACGCATGAACCTTTTGCGCCGCCGCCTGATGGCGGTTTCCGTTGCATTCCTGACCGGTTGCACACCCGTGCCCCAATCCGCGCCCCCTGCCCGTGCCCTTGGCATGGCCGATACATTGCCCCCGATGCGCACCTTTGCCGCGCAACGCTTCCCCCGTCCGACCCGCCCGAATGCGGAAATTGCGCAAGACTTCCTTGATCTGTCATTCCGCATGGAAAGCGGACGCCCGATTGCCCGCATGACCCGTTTCGAGGGGCCGATTTCCGTGCGTGTCACAGGGGCTGTCCCCCCAAGCCTGATGCCCGACCTGCGCAGCCTTCTGGGGCGCTTTCGCGCTGAGGCCGGAATCGACATCTTCATGACCGGCGCGCCAACCGCATCCATCACGATCGAGGCCGTGCCGCGCGCCGAACTGCAACGTGCCGTGCCGCGCGCGGCCTGTTTCGTGGTGCCGCGCATTTCGTCCTGGGACGAATTCAAACGGGTGCGCCGCACGCCGCAGGTTGACTGGACGACCCTGCAACGGCGCGACCGCGCAGTTGTGTTCGTGCCCGCCGATGTGGCGCCGCAGGAAATCCGCGATTGCCTGCACGAGGAAATAGCCCAGGCGCTTGGCCCGCTGAACGATCTGTATCGCCTGCCCGATAGCGTGTTTAATGACGACAACATCCATGCGGTGCTGACCGGCTTTGATATGCTGATCCTGCGCGCCTATTATTCAGATGACCTGCGCAACGGCATGAGCCGTGGCGAAGTGGCCGCGCGCCTGCCCGGTGTGCTTGCCCGTCTCAATCCGGGCGGCCAGACCGGCCCCGCCGCGCCGCGCAACGACACGACCCGCAACTGGATCGAGGCGATGGAAACTGCGCTGTCCAGTGGCGCCACCCCGAACCGGCGCCGCGAGGCCGCGCGCGAGGCGATCACGCTTGCGCAGAACTTTCGCTGGGATGGCACGCGCAGCGGCTTTGCCCATTATGCCTATGGCCGTCTGCAGGTCGGCTATAACCCCGATCTTGCCCTGGCGTCGTTTCAGGCCGCGCAAAACGCCTATGGCCAAAGCCCCCTGACCCAGATCCATGCGGC
This portion of the Octadecabacter sp. SW4 genome encodes:
- a CDS encoding DUF2927 domain-containing protein, with the protein product MNLLRRRLMAVSVAFLTGCTPVPQSAPPARALGMADTLPPMRTFAAQRFPRPTRPNAEIAQDFLDLSFRMESGRPIARMTRFEGPISVRVTGAVPPSLMPDLRSLLGRFRAEAGIDIFMTGAPTASITIEAVPRAELQRAVPRAACFVVPRISSWDEFKRVRRTPQVDWTTLQRRDRAVVFVPADVAPQEIRDCLHEEIAQALGPLNDLYRLPDSVFNDDNIHAVLTGFDMLILRAYYSDDLRNGMSRGEVAARLPGVLARLNPGGQTGPAAPRNDTTRNWIEAMETALSSGATPNRRREAAREAITLAQNFRWDGTRSGFAHYAYGRLQVGYNPDLALASFQAAQNAYGQSPLTQIHAAHVAVQIAAFALAAGDADSVLNIVDRAIPVAGAHQNAALLATLMMFRAEALEMTGRYSEADAVRLDSLAWARYGFGSERNIRARQREIAGLNPTK